The following coding sequences are from one Neodiprion lecontei isolate iyNeoLeco1 chromosome 7, iyNeoLeco1.1, whole genome shotgun sequence window:
- the LOC124295411 gene encoding uncharacterized protein LOC124295411 — translation MKKDNSFDKDLEGLKTSDKGERKSRNDHESGKEKQDHSDIVHASFRFLQCIAAGLVFVYHIIGIWLNGISNLSDLSIIIIYPCCFLASLVLAISRMLKFIPNPKPIVPVTISVIGWICMLTGAILIMRHAELSIDVHTMTDHEIAESPIFIHDLSVCALSLIGSSVYIVHAWLLYDCWWWDKKKEKEMQANESAGESINGSRNGMTSGGTEAKYQPDGTSGMTLPGTSSGQNRSNEPGNTKVRRTSKLLEKLRGNSKTEVDEIDPFVDLDKILQESMGPKEINIEDEPVQLYCCCVEFIRMLKQECKSSVPGHEFQVVHVM, via the exons ATGAAGAAGGATAATTCGTTTGACAAAGACTTGGAAGGTTTGAAGACCTCTGACAAAGGTGAACGAAAGTCACGTAACGATCATGAATCGGGAAAGGAAAAACAGGATCACAGTGACATCGTGCACGCCTCGTTTCGGTTTCTTCAATGT ATCGCTGCTGGGCTGGTATTTGTCTATCACATAATCGGAATTTGGTTAAATGGAATATCAAACCTGTCCGATTTATCGATCATCATAATATACCCGTGCTGTTTCTTGGCCAGTCTGGTACTCGCCATTAGCAGAATGTTGAAATTCATACCGAACCCAAAACCCATCGTC CCAGTCACCATTTCCGTAATCGGATGGATCTGCATGCTCACCGGTGCAATCTTAATCATGAGGCATGCTGAACTCTCTATTGACGTTCACACTATGACCGACCACGAGATCGCCGAAAGTCCGATTTTCATCCATGATTTGTCAGTCTGCGCACTATCGCTGATCGGTTCTTCGGTCTACATCGTGCATGCTTGGCTCCTCTACGATTGCTGGTGGTGG GataagaaaaaggagaaagagaTGCAAGCCAATGAGAGTGCTGGAGAATCTATTAACGGATCGAGAAACGGAATGACGTCAGGTGGAACGGAAGCGAAGTACCAACCGGATGGCACATCGGGAATGACTCTTCCGGGAACTTCTAGCGGGCAGAATCGATCCAACGAGCCTGGGAACACGAAGGTTAGAAGGACCTCAAAGCTGCTTGAGAAGCTTCGAGGCAATTCGAAGACCGAAGTCGACGAAATAGACCCTTTCGTTGACCTGGATAAAATTCTTCAAGAATCCATGGGCCCCAAGGAAATT AACATCGAGGATGAACCTGTTCAACTTTACTGCTGTTGCGTCGAATTTATACGAATGTTGAAGCAGGAATGCAAGAGCAGTGTTCCAGGTCATGAGTTTCAAGTCGTTCATGTTATGTGA